A window from Prochlorococcus marinus CUG1435 encodes these proteins:
- the psbA gene encoding photosystem II q(b) protein, giving the protein MTTIQQQRSSLLKGWPQFCEWVTSTNNRIYVGWFGVLMIPCLLTAAACFIVAFIAAPPVDIDGIREPVAGSFLYGNNIISGAVVPSSNAIGLHFYPIWEAATVDEWLYNGGPYQLVIFHFLIGISAYMGRQWELSYRLGMRPWICVAYSAPVSAAFAVFLVYPFGQGSFSDGMPLGISGTFNFMFVFQAEHNILMHPFHMAGVAGMFGGSLFSAMHGSLVTSSLIRETTETESQNYGYKFGQEEETYNIVAAHGYFGRLIFQYASFNNSRSLHFFLAVFPVVCVWLTSMGICTMAFNLNGFNFNQSVVDANGKIVPTWGDVLNRANLGMEVMHERNAHNFPLDLAAAESTTVALSAPAIG; this is encoded by the coding sequence ATGACAACTATTCAGCAGCAGCGTTCTTCGCTGTTAAAAGGTTGGCCACAGTTTTGTGAGTGGGTAACATCAACTAACAACAGAATTTATGTTGGTTGGTTCGGCGTCTTAATGATTCCATGCCTTCTTACAGCAGCGGCTTGCTTCATCGTTGCATTCATCGCAGCACCACCAGTAGACATCGACGGAATTAGAGAGCCAGTTGCTGGTTCATTCCTATACGGAAACAACATCATCTCAGGTGCAGTTGTTCCTTCATCTAACGCTATTGGTCTACACTTCTACCCAATTTGGGAAGCAGCTACTGTAGATGAGTGGTTATACAACGGTGGTCCTTACCAGCTTGTAATTTTCCACTTCCTAATCGGTATCTCAGCATACATGGGAAGACAGTGGGAGCTTTCATACCGTTTAGGTATGCGTCCTTGGATCTGTGTTGCATACTCTGCACCAGTTTCAGCAGCTTTCGCAGTATTCCTTGTATATCCATTCGGTCAAGGTTCATTCTCTGACGGAATGCCTCTAGGTATCTCTGGAACATTCAACTTCATGTTTGTTTTCCAGGCAGAGCACAACATTCTTATGCACCCATTCCACATGGCTGGTGTTGCTGGTATGTTCGGAGGATCTTTATTCTCAGCTATGCACGGTTCACTTGTTACTTCATCTCTAATAAGAGAAACAACTGAGACAGAGTCTCAGAACTATGGTTACAAGTTTGGACAAGAAGAAGAAACATACAACATCGTTGCAGCTCATGGCTACTTCGGTCGTTTGATCTTCCAATATGCAAGTTTCAACAACAGCAGAAGTCTTCACTTCTTCCTAGCTGTATTCCCAGTTGTTTGTGTATGGTTAACTTCAATGGGTATCTGCACAATGGCATTCAACCTTAACGGTTTCAACTTCAACCAGTCAGTTGTTGATGCAAACGGTAAGATTGTTCCTACATGGGGTGACGTTCTTAACAGAGCAAACCTAGGTATGGAAGTAATGCACGAGCGTAACGCTCACAACTTCCCACTTGATCTAGCAGCAGCTGAGTCTACAACAGTAGCTCTTTCAGCTCCAGCTATCGGTTAA
- a CDS encoding bifunctional 4-hydroxy-2-oxoglutarate aldolase/2-dehydro-3-deoxy-phosphogluconate aldolase: protein MNIKEDSFSDLQLKESFFLLVKPEDNIYSNTYIRNSFFEELGGLVKLGLKNIEISWSNNEKWLDFVSEIKHKFPRINLGSASIVNKQSIEDSLKIGLNFSMMKFWDKDLFNYSKSKNYLLIPGIKNLKDLEEAITLNCNIIKIYPIKSKASSINILNFESIDFIAAGGLSINDVKTYKSLGYKAIVIGDKGIINKKFDQKIYEWLKNN from the coding sequence ATGAATATTAAAGAAGATTCTTTTTCTGATTTGCAACTAAAAGAATCTTTTTTTTTGCTCGTAAAACCCGAAGATAATATTTACTCAAATACTTATATAAGAAATTCATTTTTTGAAGAATTAGGTGGCTTAGTAAAATTAGGATTAAAGAATATTGAAATAAGTTGGTCAAACAACGAAAAGTGGTTGGATTTTGTATCCGAAATCAAACACAAATTTCCAAGAATTAATTTAGGATCTGCCTCCATAGTTAATAAACAATCAATAGAAGATTCATTAAAAATTGGATTAAATTTTTCTATGATGAAATTCTGGGATAAAGATCTTTTCAATTATTCGAAGTCAAAAAATTATTTATTAATTCCAGGAATTAAAAATTTAAAAGATCTTGAGGAAGCGATAACTTTAAATTGCAACATTATCAAAATTTATCCAATAAAAAGTAAAGCTAGTTCCATAAATATACTCAACTTTGAAAGTATCGATTTCATTGCTGCTGGAGGCCTATCAATCAATGATGTAAAAACTTATAAATCTTTAGGATATAAAGCAATCGTGATTGGGGATAAAGGTATTATAAATAAAAAATTCGATCAAAAAATATATGAATGGCTCAAAAATAATTAA
- a CDS encoding aspartoacylase, with amino-acid sequence MNVQRILIVSGTHGNEINPVWAVKQFNRKENSLNNGIKYEYIIGNPAAYEKGCRYIDVDLNRSFKESENFDKHNNSFYEINRANFLVDEFGIDGSKPCQIAIDLHTTTANMGTSIVMYGRRSKDFCLAALLQNKFGLPIYLHEKDKSQTGFLVEAWPCGLVIEIGAVAQNFYDQNIINRFSLIISSLREEIEKLKNKLIELPKDLVVHVHQGSIDYPRDEKGDIDGIIHPERINQDWKMIKKGDPLFLDSQGIIHKYERDQLIWPVFIGEVAYKEKKIAMSYTKKEVICSKKQWVQEFECF; translated from the coding sequence ATGAATGTTCAGAGAATACTTATCGTTTCAGGCACTCATGGGAATGAAATTAATCCTGTTTGGGCTGTTAAGCAATTTAATAGGAAGGAAAATAGTTTAAATAATGGTATTAAGTATGAGTACATCATAGGTAATCCTGCTGCCTATGAAAAAGGTTGCAGATATATAGATGTAGATTTAAATAGATCTTTTAAAGAAAGTGAGAATTTTGATAAACATAATAATAGCTTTTATGAAATTAATAGAGCTAATTTTTTAGTAGATGAATTTGGAATTGACGGATCTAAACCCTGTCAAATTGCAATTGATTTGCACACTACTACTGCAAATATGGGAACAAGCATTGTTATGTATGGGAGGAGATCTAAAGATTTTTGTTTAGCTGCATTACTGCAGAACAAATTTGGATTGCCTATTTATTTGCACGAAAAAGATAAATCCCAAACAGGCTTTCTTGTAGAAGCTTGGCCATGTGGTTTAGTTATTGAAATAGGAGCTGTCGCACAAAATTTTTATGATCAAAATATTATAAATAGATTCTCTCTAATAATTAGCTCCCTAAGGGAAGAGATAGAAAAATTAAAAAATAAACTTATAGAACTTCCAAAGGATTTAGTGGTTCACGTTCATCAAGGGAGTATAGATTATCCAAGAGATGAAAAGGGAGATATTGATGGCATTATTCATCCTGAGAGAATAAACCAAGATTGGAAAATGATTAAAAAAGGAGATCCATTATTTCTGGATAGCCAAGGAATAATCCACAAATATGAACGGGACCAATTGATTTGGCCAGTTTTTATTGGAGAAGTTGCTTATAAGGAAAAAAAAATTGCCATGAGCTACACAAAAAAAGAAGTAATTTGTTCCAAAAAACAATGGGTTCAAGAGTTTGAATGTTTTTAA
- a CDS encoding VOC family protein, whose amino-acid sequence MKFSQGVNRIGHIALRVENLERAKSFYIKLGMNLVWDDKDWSYLEAGKGKDGLALLGPSYKAAGPHFAFHFENKKEVENIQNDLKNSGVKVGPLHEHRDGTASFYMKDTEGNWLEMLYVPPEGIQSNV is encoded by the coding sequence TTGAAGTTTTCACAAGGAGTAAATAGGATTGGTCACATTGCACTTAGAGTAGAGAATCTCGAAAGGGCGAAATCTTTTTATATTAAGCTGGGTATGAATTTGGTTTGGGATGATAAAGATTGGTCTTATTTAGAGGCAGGTAAAGGGAAAGATGGCCTTGCGTTGTTAGGCCCTAGCTATAAAGCTGCGGGACCCCACTTTGCTTTTCATTTTGAAAATAAAAAAGAAGTGGAAAATATTCAAAATGATTTAAAAAATTCTGGTGTAAAAGTTGGTCCTTTACATGAGCATAGAGATGGAACAGCATCTTTTTATATGAAGGATACTGAAGGAAACTGGCTTGAGATGCTTTATGTTCCTCCTGAAGGGATTCAATCGAATGTTTGA
- the aroC gene encoding chorismate synthase translates to MSSSFGKIFRVSTFGESHGGAVGVILDGCPPKLKIDINLIQNELDRRRPGQSDITTPRNEEDKIEILSGIKEGLTLGTPIAMLVRNKDQRPGDYDNLEQVFRPSHADGTYHLKYGIQASSGGGRASARETIGRVAAGAVAKQLLKNFCNTEILSWVKRIHDIDSDIDKEKISLNKIDSNIVRCPDEQVSAEMIERIKELKRQGDSCGGVIECLVRNVPSGLGMPVFDKLEADLAKALMSLPATKGFEIGSGFSGTYLKGSEHNDAFIKSDDIRKLRTISNNSGGIQGGISNGENIEMKIAFKPTATIGKEQKTVNAEGKEVLMKAKGRHDPCVLPRAVPMVDAMVALVLADHLLLNQAQCGLIDN, encoded by the coding sequence ATGAGTAGTAGTTTTGGTAAAATTTTTCGTGTTAGTACTTTTGGAGAATCACATGGTGGTGCAGTAGGAGTTATCCTTGATGGATGTCCACCTAAGTTAAAAATAGATATAAATCTGATACAAAATGAATTAGATAGGCGCAGACCTGGCCAGAGTGACATTACAACACCCAGAAATGAAGAAGATAAAATTGAAATATTAAGTGGGATAAAGGAAGGCTTAACACTTGGAACTCCAATAGCGATGTTGGTAAGAAACAAGGATCAAAGACCAGGAGATTATGATAATTTGGAGCAAGTATTTAGACCTTCTCATGCAGATGGTACATATCATCTGAAATATGGAATTCAAGCAAGTTCTGGTGGTGGAAGAGCATCTGCAAGAGAAACAATTGGGCGAGTAGCTGCTGGTGCTGTAGCAAAACAATTATTAAAAAACTTCTGTAACACTGAAATACTATCTTGGGTAAAGCGTATACATGATATAGATTCTGATATAGATAAAGAAAAGATTTCTCTCAACAAAATAGATTCTAATATTGTTAGATGTCCTGATGAACAGGTATCAGCAGAAATGATCGAGAGAATTAAGGAATTAAAGCGTCAAGGAGACTCTTGTGGCGGTGTTATTGAATGTCTAGTTAGAAATGTCCCTTCTGGTCTTGGAATGCCTGTTTTTGATAAATTAGAAGCTGATTTAGCGAAGGCTTTGATGTCTTTGCCTGCTACGAAAGGCTTTGAAATAGGTTCGGGTTTCTCTGGAACTTATTTAAAAGGAAGCGAACATAATGACGCCTTCATTAAATCTGATGATATTAGGAAGTTAAGAACAATATCTAATAATTCAGGCGGTATACAGGGCGGAATAAGTAATGGCGAAAATATTGAGATGAAGATAGCTTTTAAACCTACAGCAACTATCGGTAAAGAACAGAAAACAGTAAATGCTGAAGGAAAAGAAGTTTTGATGAAAGCGAAAGGGAGACATGATCCATGCGTTCTTCCAAGAGCAGTTCCTATGGTTGATGCTATGGTAGCTCTAGTACTTGCTGATCATTTACTACTGAATCAAGCTCAATGTGGCTTAATCGATAATTAG
- a CDS encoding glutathione S-transferase family protein: MQNKYLIKASRKFWFWFWTQLMNGFAPSDLHGNYKRPKGITINGEYDINNENGQIYLLVGHSCPWCQRTLLVHEIKDLSKKVKVIFLKADVEHCEWIFNTKIKGCIRLSDLYKKANKKIIFRATLPLLISFVKDEVNILSNESSEIIRLLNSIKSESKYKVLSIKDGNQKFLDLINKSINDGVYKCGFARNQLAYEKASKKLFAAINEIENLLQKNKGGWIFGEELTYADIYLFPTLIRWELIYSKLFKCTEEELSSFEKIIEWRLKFFKLSNVNRTCFDNEWKKDYYKALFPLNPNQIIPVLPSLMEIMKVET, translated from the coding sequence ATGCAAAATAAATACCTTATAAAGGCCTCCAGAAAATTCTGGTTTTGGTTTTGGACCCAATTAATGAATGGCTTCGCGCCATCAGATTTACATGGTAATTATAAAAGACCTAAAGGTATAACCATTAATGGTGAATACGATATTAATAATGAGAATGGACAAATTTATTTATTAGTAGGTCATTCTTGTCCATGGTGTCAAAGAACTTTACTTGTACACGAAATAAAAGATTTATCTAAAAAAGTTAAAGTAATTTTTTTAAAGGCAGATGTTGAGCATTGCGAATGGATTTTCAATACAAAGATTAAGGGATGCATAAGACTTTCAGACCTTTACAAAAAAGCTAATAAAAAGATTATTTTTAGAGCGACATTACCTCTTTTAATTAGCTTTGTAAAAGATGAAGTAAATATTCTGTCTAATGAAAGTTCAGAGATTATAAGACTACTCAATTCAATAAAAAGTGAATCGAAATATAAGGTATTAAGTATTAAAGATGGTAATCAAAAATTTTTAGATTTAATTAATAAAAGCATTAATGATGGCGTATATAAATGTGGTTTCGCCAGAAACCAGTTAGCTTACGAAAAAGCAAGTAAAAAGCTTTTCGCAGCTATAAATGAAATTGAAAATTTATTACAGAAAAATAAAGGGGGCTGGATATTTGGAGAAGAGTTAACCTACGCAGATATTTACCTTTTTCCAACTCTTATAAGATGGGAATTGATATATAGCAAACTTTTCAAATGTACTGAAGAAGAATTATCAAGTTTTGAAAAGATTATTGAATGGAGATTAAAATTCTTTAAATTATCTAACGTAAATAGGACATGCTTCGACAATGAATGGAAAAAAGATTACTACAAAGCTTTATTCCCTTTAAACCCAAACCAAATAATCCCAGTTTTACCTTCGCTAATGGAAATAATGAAAGTAGAGACCTAA
- a CDS encoding endonuclease MutS2, with protein sequence MQEKSYSKKSYSDNTLEEESINLLEWDSLKTHLSSFASTEMGKRSILSFVIPSEYEASKKLLNETVEINELEKNLDKSISFSGVFDISRNIEICSKGGVISSSELLEIAKTIAAARNLKKILIDFEQRPYISSFTKNLTDHQNIETIFKKGIESNGRISDNASNELSILRKEFLSKKLERKILVEKFIQKNLAYLQDTTIGDRYGRPVLAVKVNYVDKFKGIIHDSSSSGNTVYFEPESVVTKGNKIASLEARITAEEFKLLKQWSQVVSDNSKNLIEMASILLRLENALTRSRYSKWIGGKTPTFEKNPIISLIGFSHPLLIWEHKKKGAPPPVAVDFYINRNIKVVAITGPNTGGKTAALKGLGLSLLMARAGLLIPSTNNPIIPFCPNIYVDIGDNQSLEENLSTFSGHISRIKEILDSLDDKKGLSVVLLDEIGSGTDPLEGSALAMALLKEFANKSDITLATTHYGDIKALKYNDSRFENVSVAFDEESLKPKYILNWGIPGRSNALSISKRIGLDESILNEAANYLKPKEVDNINSIIKGLEEERIKQQNSAEAAAELIARTEILHDELKRNYEYQKINAQKIQEIERSKLSKHIISAKKEVIDLIKKLRDKNVNGEDTRIIGKRLKEIETEHLTQKKSEKSISWDPQIGDFVKIKSLNSKGQIVDFDKKGGFYEIKCGSFRSTLSVNDFEGINGEKPNFKSSKIEIESTREDFSFSKIRTSKNTIDVRGLRVHEAEIIIEEKIRKFHGPLWIVHGIGTGKLKKGLRNWLSGLNYVDKIEDAANNEGGPGCSIAWIK encoded by the coding sequence ATGCAAGAGAAAAGTTATTCTAAAAAATCATATTCAGATAACACCTTAGAAGAAGAATCTATAAACCTTTTAGAGTGGGATTCATTAAAAACTCATTTATCTTCATTCGCCTCAACGGAAATGGGTAAACGATCAATTTTAAGTTTTGTTATACCTTCAGAATACGAGGCATCTAAAAAACTTTTGAATGAAACTGTTGAAATTAATGAGCTAGAAAAAAATTTAGATAAATCAATTAGTTTTTCTGGTGTTTTTGATATTAGTAGAAATATTGAAATTTGTTCGAAGGGAGGTGTAATTTCATCTTCTGAATTGTTAGAAATAGCGAAAACAATTGCTGCAGCAAGAAATTTAAAAAAAATCTTAATAGATTTTGAACAAAGGCCTTATATTTCATCATTCACAAAAAATTTAACTGACCATCAGAATATCGAAACGATTTTTAAAAAAGGCATTGAATCGAATGGAAGGATTTCAGACAATGCTAGTAATGAACTATCTATTCTTAGAAAAGAATTTTTATCTAAGAAACTTGAAAGAAAAATATTAGTTGAGAAATTTATTCAAAAGAATTTAGCTTATTTGCAAGATACTACTATTGGAGATCGATATGGAAGGCCTGTTTTAGCAGTGAAAGTTAATTATGTAGATAAATTTAAAGGAATAATTCATGACTCTTCATCTTCAGGAAATACAGTATATTTTGAGCCTGAAAGTGTAGTAACTAAAGGTAATAAGATTGCTTCTTTAGAGGCTAGGATCACAGCAGAAGAATTTAAATTACTTAAGCAATGGTCTCAGGTTGTTAGTGATAATTCAAAAAATCTTATTGAAATGGCATCCATTTTATTAAGACTAGAAAATGCCCTAACTCGTTCAAGATATTCGAAATGGATTGGAGGTAAAACTCCTACATTTGAGAAAAATCCTATTATTTCTTTAATTGGTTTTTCTCATCCATTATTGATTTGGGAACATAAGAAAAAAGGAGCTCCCCCACCAGTAGCTGTCGATTTTTATATAAATAGAAATATTAAGGTTGTAGCTATTACAGGTCCAAATACTGGAGGTAAAACAGCAGCTTTAAAAGGTTTGGGCTTGTCTTTACTTATGGCTAGAGCAGGATTATTGATACCTTCAACTAATAATCCTATTATCCCTTTTTGTCCAAATATATATGTGGATATAGGGGATAATCAATCATTAGAAGAAAATTTATCTACCTTTAGTGGGCATATATCTCGCATAAAAGAGATATTAGATTCACTTGATGATAAGAAAGGATTATCAGTTGTTTTGTTAGATGAGATTGGATCTGGCACAGATCCTCTTGAAGGAAGTGCCCTTGCGATGGCTTTATTAAAAGAATTTGCAAATAAATCTGATATCACTTTGGCAACTACACATTATGGAGATATTAAGGCTTTAAAATATAACGACTCAAGATTTGAAAACGTATCAGTTGCCTTTGATGAAGAATCTTTGAAGCCAAAATATATACTTAACTGGGGTATTCCTGGGAGAAGTAATGCTTTGTCAATTTCAAAGAGAATTGGTCTCGATGAAAGCATACTCAATGAAGCTGCAAATTATCTAAAGCCAAAAGAAGTTGACAATATTAACAGTATTATTAAAGGACTTGAGGAAGAGAGGATTAAACAACAAAATTCTGCAGAAGCTGCTGCAGAATTGATTGCAAGGACTGAAATATTACATGATGAATTGAAGAGAAATTATGAATATCAAAAAATAAATGCTCAAAAAATCCAGGAAATTGAGAGGTCTAAATTATCAAAACATATCATATCCGCTAAAAAAGAGGTGATAGATTTGATTAAAAAATTAAGAGATAAAAATGTTAATGGAGAGGATACGAGAATTATTGGAAAAAGATTAAAGGAAATTGAGACGGAACATTTAACCCAAAAAAAATCTGAAAAGTCAATATCATGGGATCCTCAGATAGGCGATTTTGTAAAGATTAAAAGTCTAAATAGTAAGGGACAAATTGTAGATTTTGATAAAAAAGGTGGTTTCTATGAAATTAAATGTGGTTCATTTAGAAGCACATTATCTGTAAATGACTTTGAAGGTATTAATGGAGAAAAGCCTAATTTCAAAAGTTCAAAAATTGAAATCGAGTCTACAAGAGAAGATTTTTCTTTTTCTAAAATTAGAACGAGTAAAAATACAATAGACGTAAGAGGGTTAAGAGTTCATGAAGCCGAAATAATTATTGAGGAGAAAATTAGAAAATTTCATGGACCGTTATGGATTGTTCATGGAATTGGTACAGGGAAATTAAAAAAAGGACTAAGAAATTGGTTATCAGGTTTAAATTATGTTGATAAGATTGAAGATGCAGCCAACAACGAGGGTGGTCCTGGTTGCAGTATTGCGTGGATAAAATAA
- the obgE gene encoding GTPase ObgE: protein MQFIDQANIILKAGKGGNGIVSFRREKFVPAGGPSGGNGGRGGSVILMADNNLQTLLDFKFKREIIAEDGCKGGPNKRSGASGEDTILKVPCGTEIRDIKTGIILGDLTKHKQSLTIAIGGRGGHGNAYYLSNQNRAPESFTEGKDGEIWEVQLELKLLAEVGIIGLPNAGKSTLISVVSSARPKIANYPFTTLIPNLGVVRKIDGNGCLFADIPGLISGAADGVGLGHDFLRHIQRTKILVHLIDAIAENPLHDFEIIEQELKKYGKGLLDKERIIVLNKMELVDDDYLKIISKKLEDLSKKKVLVISSSLKKGLSSLLSEVWKRI from the coding sequence GTGCAATTTATTGATCAAGCAAACATTATTCTTAAAGCTGGAAAAGGTGGAAATGGAATAGTTTCATTTAGAAGAGAAAAATTCGTTCCTGCTGGAGGGCCTTCGGGGGGAAATGGTGGCAGAGGGGGTTCAGTTATTTTGATGGCTGATAATAATCTTCAAACATTATTAGATTTCAAATTCAAACGTGAAATAATTGCTGAAGATGGATGCAAAGGAGGTCCTAATAAGAGATCAGGTGCTTCAGGTGAGGATACAATACTTAAGGTACCCTGCGGTACAGAAATAAGGGATATTAAAACCGGCATTATTTTAGGAGACTTAACTAAACATAAACAGAGTTTAACTATTGCCATTGGAGGAAGAGGTGGACATGGTAATGCTTACTATTTAAGTAATCAAAATAGAGCCCCAGAATCATTCACTGAAGGAAAAGATGGTGAGATATGGGAGGTTCAATTAGAACTAAAACTTCTTGCAGAGGTTGGGATTATAGGCCTTCCAAATGCTGGGAAAAGTACCTTGATTTCTGTTGTATCATCTGCCCGTCCAAAAATCGCAAATTATCCTTTCACAACTCTAATACCTAACTTAGGTGTAGTAAGAAAAATTGACGGGAATGGTTGCCTTTTTGCGGATATTCCTGGATTAATATCAGGGGCAGCTGATGGAGTAGGTTTAGGCCATGATTTTTTAAGGCATATCCAAAGAACGAAGATACTTGTTCACTTAATTGATGCAATTGCAGAAAATCCTTTACATGATTTTGAGATAATTGAGCAGGAATTAAAAAAATATGGAAAAGGTCTTTTAGATAAAGAGAGGATAATAGTATTGAATAAAATGGAGCTGGTAGATGATGATTATTTGAAAATAATTTCAAAAAAGTTAGAAGATTTATCTAAAAAGAAAGTTTTAGTTATTTCTTCATCTTTAAAAAAAGGTTTATCTTCACTGCTTTCTGAAGTATGGAAAAGGATCTAA
- the hemB gene encoding porphobilinogen synthase, with protein MNSIIRPRRLRRTEAIREMVRENHLAASDFIYPLFIHEKDFKEEISAMPGIYRWDINGLLKEVTRAWELGIRCVVLFPKIIDSLKTEDGAECFNEDGLIPKAIRILKKEIPGMAIMTDVALDPYSCDGHDGLVDETGKILNDETIEILKKQALTQARAGADFIGPSDMMDGRVGAIRTALDSEGFSDVGIISYTAKYSSAYYGPFRTALDSAPRENSKKVIPDNKSTYQMDPANSKEALIESALDQYEGADILMVKPGISYLDIVYRLSTFSNKPIAAYNVSGEYSMVKSAAMKNWINEKDIVLETLLSFKRAGAKLILTYHACDASQWLQDT; from the coding sequence ATGAATTCGATTATTCGTCCAAGAAGATTAAGAAGAACTGAGGCAATTAGAGAAATGGTTAGAGAAAACCATTTGGCGGCATCGGACTTTATCTATCCATTATTTATTCATGAAAAAGATTTTAAAGAGGAAATTTCCGCAATGCCCGGAATTTACAGATGGGATATTAATGGTTTATTGAAGGAGGTTACTAGGGCATGGGAATTGGGAATTAGATGTGTGGTTCTTTTCCCAAAAATTATCGATAGCTTAAAGACTGAAGATGGAGCAGAATGTTTTAATGAGGATGGTTTAATACCTAAAGCTATTCGAATATTAAAAAAAGAGATTCCAGGAATGGCAATAATGACAGATGTTGCCTTGGACCCTTACTCGTGTGATGGACATGATGGCTTAGTTGATGAAACTGGAAAAATATTGAATGATGAAACGATTGAAATTTTAAAAAAACAAGCTTTAACTCAAGCTAGAGCTGGAGCAGATTTTATTGGCCCTAGTGACATGATGGATGGGAGAGTTGGAGCAATTAGGACTGCTCTTGATAGTGAAGGATTTAGTGATGTAGGTATTATTAGTTATACAGCTAAATATTCATCTGCTTATTATGGTCCGTTTAGAACTGCTTTAGATTCGGCGCCTAGAGAAAATAGTAAGAAAGTAATTCCAGACAATAAGTCTACATATCAAATGGACCCTGCCAATTCAAAAGAAGCTTTAATTGAATCTGCACTGGATCAGTATGAAGGAGCTGATATTTTGATGGTAAAACCAGGAATTTCATATTTGGATATTGTTTATAGACTAAGCACATTTTCAAATAAGCCCATAGCCGCATACAACGTTAGTGGGGAGTATTCCATGGTAAAGTCTGCTGCTATGAAGAATTGGATTAACGAAAAAGATATTGTTTTAGAGACATTGCTTAGTTTTAAAAGAGCAGGAGCAAAATTAATACTCACTTATCATGCTTGTGATGCATCTCAATGGTTGCAGGATACTTAA